In Verrucomicrobiota bacterium, the following proteins share a genomic window:
- a CDS encoding GAF domain-containing protein, whose translation MPLPTPPYDEGKRLEALRKLHLLDTPPEERFDRLVNLTQLIFKVPIAYISMVEADRQWFKSVQGLAVTQTPRDISFCQYPILFMKPLIVPNTLEDERFAQNPLVAHAPKVRFYAGAPIILDSGYPVATICIMDIEPRSFSAEDLEILQEIGALVKREFELTEILAG comes from the coding sequence ATGCCATTACCCACTCCCCCTTATGATGAAGGAAAACGGTTAGAAGCCCTGCGCAAATTGCACTTGCTTGATACCCCCCCTGAAGAGCGTTTCGACAGGTTAGTGAATCTGACACAGTTGATATTCAAAGTGCCCATCGCCTATATCTCAATGGTCGAGGCTGACCGGCAGTGGTTTAAATCCGTACAGGGTTTGGCGGTGACACAAACGCCGAGGGATATATCCTTTTGCCAATACCCGATTCTTTTTATGAAACCCTTGATCGTGCCTAATACTCTTGAAGATGAGCGTTTCGCCCAGAATCCGCTGGTGGCACATGCTCCGAAGGTGAGGTTTTATGCCGGGGCACCGATCATCCTGGATAGCGGATATCCCGTAGCCACGATTTGTATCATGGACATAGAGCCGCGGAGTTTTTCTGCCGAGGATCTTGAGATCCTCCAAGAAATCGGGGCTTTGGTGAAAAGGGAATTTGAACTGACTGAAATTTTAGCGGGTTAA